A stretch of the Streptomyces sp. NBC_01428 genome encodes the following:
- a CDS encoding TetR/AcrR family transcriptional regulator, with product MSNPPKRTPLRSDAQRNRERILEVALAELTRSAQTPLSLIAKKACVGQGTFYRNFPSREALVLEVYRYEVQQVCDAAGQLLETGPPEVALREWMDRLARYAMAKAGLAGALREATAAGTLKSLAHGPLTEAVGRLLTACEEAGTIRPGVTTDDFMLAIAGLWLIDPHTDWQPRASRLLDLVMAGLRSGAPRRGST from the coding sequence GTGAGCAACCCGCCGAAGCGGACACCGCTCCGTTCCGACGCACAGCGCAATCGCGAGCGCATTCTTGAGGTTGCCCTCGCAGAACTGACCCGATCGGCCCAAACGCCTCTCAGCCTCATCGCGAAGAAGGCCTGCGTCGGGCAGGGCACGTTCTATCGAAATTTTCCGAGCCGCGAGGCGCTGGTCCTGGAGGTGTACCGGTACGAGGTGCAGCAGGTCTGCGATGCCGCGGGCCAGCTCCTGGAGACCGGTCCACCGGAGGTGGCGCTGCGCGAGTGGATGGACCGGCTCGCGCGGTACGCGATGGCGAAGGCGGGGCTCGCGGGGGCGTTGCGGGAGGCGACGGCCGCCGGCACGTTGAAGAGCCTGGCCCACGGCCCCCTCACGGAGGCCGTCGGCCGGCTGCTGACCGCCTGCGAGGAGGCCGGCACCATCCGCCCGGGCGTCACGACGGACGACTTCATGCTCGCGATCGCGGGCCTGTGGCTCATCGACCCGCACACGGACTGGCAACCGAGAGCGTCCCGCCTTCTGGACCTGGTCATGGCCGGATTGCGTTCCGGCGCGCCCCGCCGGGGGAGTACGTAG
- a CDS encoding FAD binding domain-containing protein, which yields MREFGYERARDVPGAVAVLGADPDARFLGGGTNLVDLMKAGVERPAHLVDVRGLPLDRVESTPDGGLLIGATVSNSDLAAHPEVRRRYPALTQAVLAGASGQLRNMATVGGNLLQRTRCAYFTDVTKPCNKRTPGSGCPAATGEHRNSAILGASEHCVAVHPSDLAVALTAFDAVVHYETIDGEGELAFADFYLPVGDTPHLETALPAGALITGITLPPAAVAAHSRYRKVRERASYAFAIGSAAAALDVEDGVVRDVRLALGAVASRPWRARAAEAALIGRPASGETFALAADAELSAAEPLPQAAYKVPLLRNLLVALLTELNEEAAR from the coding sequence ATGAGGGAATTCGGATATGAGCGCGCCCGTGACGTGCCGGGCGCCGTCGCGGTCCTCGGCGCGGATCCTGACGCCCGCTTCCTGGGGGGTGGCACCAACCTCGTGGACCTGATGAAGGCGGGCGTCGAGCGCCCCGCCCATCTGGTCGATGTACGTGGACTGCCCCTGGACCGCGTCGAGTCGACCCCCGACGGCGGCCTGCTGATCGGGGCCACGGTCAGCAACAGCGACCTCGCCGCCCACCCCGAGGTCCGCCGCCGCTACCCGGCTCTCACCCAGGCCGTCCTCGCGGGCGCCTCCGGGCAGTTGCGCAACATGGCGACGGTCGGCGGCAACCTCCTGCAGCGCACGCGCTGCGCGTACTTCACCGACGTGACCAAGCCGTGCAACAAGCGCACCCCGGGAAGCGGCTGTCCCGCCGCGACGGGCGAGCACCGCAACTCCGCGATCCTCGGCGCGAGCGAACACTGCGTGGCCGTGCATCCGTCCGACCTGGCCGTCGCCCTCACCGCGTTCGACGCCGTCGTGCACTACGAGACCATCGACGGCGAGGGAGAGTTGGCGTTCGCCGACTTCTATCTGCCGGTCGGTGACACCCCGCACCTGGAGACCGCGCTGCCCGCCGGCGCGCTGATCACCGGCATCACCCTGCCGCCCGCGGCGGTCGCCGCCCACTCCCGTTACCGGAAGGTCCGCGAACGCGCCTCCTACGCGTTCGCCATCGGCTCGGCCGCCGCCGCCCTCGACGTCGAGGACGGTGTCGTACGGGACGTGCGGCTCGCCCTCGGCGCGGTCGCCTCCCGGCCGTGGCGGGCCCGCGCCGCCGAGGCAGCGCTGATCGGCCGGCCCGCGTCCGGTGAGACGTTCGCGCTCGCCGCCGACGCCGAACTCTCCGCCGCCGAGCCGCTGCCCCAGGCCGCGTACAAGGTGCCCCTGCTGCGCAACCTGCTCGTCGCGCTGCTCACCGAACTCAACGAGGAGGCCGCCCGATGA
- a CDS encoding (2Fe-2S)-binding protein encodes MSPAGTTPHLSPTSSTVTLHINGDKHTLPVDHRTTLLDALRERLDLTGTKKGCDQGQCGACTVLVDGRRTVSCLQFAVAAEGREITTVEGVAQDGRLHPVQEAFVELDGYQCGYCTPGQICSALAVLEEHAAGWPSAVTDDVRPEAGPPALTPEEIRERMSGNLCRCGAYMSIVRAVARAAELTTAGTTGAEDAKENQV; translated from the coding sequence ATGTCCCCAGCCGGGACGACGCCCCACCTCTCCCCCACGTCCAGCACCGTCACCCTGCACATCAACGGTGACAAGCACACCCTGCCTGTCGACCACCGCACCACCCTTCTCGACGCGCTGCGCGAACGCCTCGACCTGACCGGCACCAAGAAGGGCTGCGACCAGGGGCAGTGCGGCGCCTGCACCGTCCTGGTCGACGGCCGCAGGACCGTCTCCTGTCTGCAGTTCGCCGTGGCCGCCGAGGGCCGCGAGATCACCACCGTCGAGGGCGTCGCCCAGGACGGCCGACTGCACCCGGTGCAGGAGGCTTTCGTCGAACTGGACGGCTACCAGTGCGGCTACTGCACCCCGGGCCAGATCTGCTCGGCGCTCGCCGTTCTGGAGGAGCACGCGGCGGGCTGGCCGTCCGCCGTCACCGACGACGTACGCCCCGAAGCCGGGCCACCCGCGCTGACGCCGGAGGAGATCCGCGAGCGGATGAGCGGCAATCTGTGCCGGTGCGGTGCGTACATGTCGATCGTGCGGGCCGTCGCCCGGGCGGCCGAGCTCACCACGGCCGGGACCACCGGGGCCGAGGACGCCAAGGAGAACCAGGTATGA
- a CDS encoding xanthine dehydrogenase family protein molybdopterin-binding subunit, translated as MTTVAGTDAVGVAHTRIEGRDKVTGAARYAAEIPFADLVHGWLVLSTVTRGRVRTIGDEAVLGMPGVLAVLHHGNAPRVRDDVVGALGRPDPIIEVFQHDRVPHAGWPVALVVAETSEQAREAADALVVEYDREPHDIAFRADHDGARQVQDDEVVKGDLEAQLAASEAVVDATYTTPEQHHSAMEPHAVTVCWDGGRLEVFDSNQGSKWIADDLAHLFSLDPSAVHVRSEHVGGAFGSKGLRSHHVAAVMAATELHRPVRISLTRRQVFAITGYRSPTSQRVRLGADAGGRLRAFGHDNLNLTSTLREFVEGSAGFGRTMYASDAHHSVNRVLPLDMPTPTWMRAPGEAPGSFAVESALDELAEKLGIDPIELRVRNEPAVGPVSGLPFSSRNLLGCFEEGARRFGWAGRDPRPRVRREGRWLIGTGVAAASFQAGAAPTTASATAETDGTFTVKVTAADVGTGARTALTLIAAEALEVAPDRVRVRIADSDFGHAWVAGGSMGTRSWGWAVSVAARQLRERLALFGSDLPKDGVTATADTADLIAALAQKERHAFGAQFAEAAVDVTTGEVRVRRMLGVFAAGRIINPLTARSQLVGGMTWGLSMALHEEAVRDDAFGEHIGADFAGYHFAANADVAEIEADWIDDPDPDDPVGIKGIGEIGIVGAAAAIASAVWHATGVRHRELPIRPDRVLLAEAARTDA; from the coding sequence ATGACGACCGTCGCAGGAACGGACGCGGTCGGCGTCGCCCACACCCGGATCGAGGGCCGCGACAAGGTCACCGGCGCGGCACGCTACGCGGCCGAGATCCCGTTCGCCGACCTCGTCCACGGCTGGCTGGTGCTGTCGACCGTGACGCGCGGCCGCGTCCGGACGATCGGCGACGAGGCCGTACTGGGCATGCCCGGAGTCCTCGCCGTGCTGCACCACGGCAACGCGCCCCGGGTGCGGGACGACGTCGTGGGCGCGCTAGGCCGCCCCGACCCGATCATCGAGGTGTTCCAGCACGACCGGGTGCCGCACGCGGGGTGGCCCGTCGCCCTCGTCGTGGCGGAGACCTCCGAGCAGGCCCGTGAGGCGGCCGACGCGCTCGTGGTCGAGTACGACCGGGAGCCGCACGACATCGCCTTCCGCGCGGACCACGACGGCGCCCGCCAGGTGCAGGACGACGAGGTCGTCAAGGGCGACCTGGAGGCTCAACTCGCCGCGTCCGAGGCCGTGGTGGACGCCACCTACACCACGCCCGAACAGCACCACAGCGCCATGGAACCGCATGCCGTGACCGTGTGCTGGGACGGCGGGCGTCTGGAGGTGTTCGACTCCAACCAGGGCTCCAAGTGGATCGCCGACGACCTCGCGCACCTCTTCTCGCTCGACCCGTCCGCCGTCCACGTCCGCTCCGAGCACGTGGGCGGCGCCTTCGGCTCCAAGGGGCTGCGCTCCCACCATGTCGCCGCCGTGATGGCCGCGACCGAGCTGCACCGGCCCGTGCGGATCTCCCTGACCAGGCGGCAGGTCTTCGCGATCACCGGATACCGCAGCCCCACCAGCCAGCGCGTGCGGCTCGGCGCCGACGCCGGGGGACGCCTGCGCGCCTTCGGCCACGACAATCTCAACCTCACCTCCACGCTGCGCGAGTTCGTCGAGGGCAGCGCCGGGTTCGGGCGCACGATGTACGCGAGCGACGCCCACCACAGCGTCAACCGGGTGCTGCCCCTGGACATGCCCACGCCCACCTGGATGCGGGCCCCCGGTGAGGCACCCGGCTCCTTCGCCGTCGAGTCGGCGCTCGACGAACTCGCCGAGAAGCTCGGCATCGACCCGATCGAGCTGCGGGTGCGCAACGAACCCGCCGTCGGCCCCGTCTCCGGCCTGCCGTTCAGCAGCCGCAACCTCCTCGGCTGCTTCGAGGAGGGCGCCCGCCGGTTCGGCTGGGCAGGGCGGGACCCGCGCCCCCGCGTGCGCCGCGAAGGCCGCTGGCTGATCGGCACCGGCGTGGCCGCCGCGTCCTTCCAGGCCGGCGCGGCACCCACCACGGCCTCCGCCACGGCCGAGACCGACGGCACCTTCACCGTGAAGGTCACCGCGGCCGACGTCGGCACCGGTGCCCGCACCGCCCTCACCCTGATCGCCGCCGAGGCCCTGGAGGTCGCGCCGGACCGGGTCCGGGTGCGAATCGCCGACAGCGACTTCGGGCACGCCTGGGTCGCCGGCGGCTCGATGGGCACGCGCTCCTGGGGCTGGGCGGTGAGCGTCGCCGCCCGCCAACTGCGTGAACGGCTTGCGCTGTTCGGATCCGACCTGCCCAAGGACGGCGTCACCGCCACCGCTGACACCGCCGATCTCATCGCGGCCCTCGCGCAGAAGGAACGGCACGCGTTCGGCGCACAGTTCGCCGAGGCGGCCGTCGACGTCACCACGGGCGAGGTACGGGTCCGGCGCATGCTGGGCGTCTTCGCGGCCGGCCGGATCATCAACCCCCTCACCGCACGCAGTCAGCTGGTGGGCGGCATGACGTGGGGCCTGTCCATGGCCCTGCACGAGGAGGCGGTGCGCGACGACGCGTTCGGCGAGCACATCGGCGCCGACTTCGCGGGCTACCACTTCGCGGCCAACGCCGACGTCGCCGAGATCGAGGCCGACTGGATCGACGATCCCGACCCCGACGACCCCGTCGGCATCAAGGGCATCGGCGAGATCGGCATCGTGGGCGCCGCCGCCGCGATCGCGAGCGCGGTGTGGCACGCCACCGGCGTCCGTCACCGGGAGCTGCCGATCCGCCCCGACCGCGTCCTGCTCGCCGAAGCGGCCCGCACCGATGCTTGA
- a CDS encoding XdhC family protein, with protein MLDLAAELAPWVAQGRAFAVATVVSVSGSAPRPVGAALAVDAAGEVIGSVSGGCVEGAVYELCVSALADGIPARERFGYSDDDAFAVGLTCGGAVEVHVVPVRVGTPARTTLETALDLTARGEAVALARVLDAGPGLLLVRPDGTYEGDLGTADDAGLAAQAHALLDVGRTEVCAVPESAADCGADITLFVESSVPPARMIVFGAVDFAGALVRVGKLLGYHVTLCDARSVFATRARFPEADEVVVEWPDRYLRTTRTDARTVLCVLTHDAKFDVPLLEVALRRPAAYVGAMGSRRTHEDRVRLLREAGVSAAELERLRSPIGLDLGGRTPEETAVSIGAEIVAVRRAGSGVPLRELDGAIHRPASPPHR; from the coding sequence ATGCTTGACCTCGCCGCGGAGCTGGCTCCCTGGGTCGCACAGGGGCGCGCGTTCGCCGTCGCGACCGTCGTCTCGGTGAGCGGCAGCGCGCCCCGCCCGGTCGGCGCGGCGCTCGCCGTCGACGCCGCGGGCGAGGTCATCGGCTCGGTGTCCGGCGGCTGCGTCGAGGGCGCGGTGTACGAGCTGTGCGTGAGCGCCCTCGCGGACGGGATTCCGGCACGGGAACGGTTCGGGTACAGCGACGACGACGCGTTCGCCGTGGGGCTGACCTGCGGCGGTGCGGTCGAGGTGCACGTCGTGCCGGTCCGGGTCGGCACGCCTGCCCGTACGACGCTGGAGACCGCGCTGGACCTCACAGCGCGCGGCGAGGCGGTGGCCCTGGCGCGTGTCCTCGACGCGGGCCCCGGGCTGCTCCTCGTCCGGCCGGACGGCACGTACGAGGGCGACCTCGGCACGGCCGACGACGCCGGGCTCGCCGCGCAGGCCCACGCGCTGCTCGACGTCGGGCGCACCGAGGTGTGCGCGGTACCGGAGAGCGCGGCGGACTGCGGCGCCGACATCACCCTGTTCGTGGAGTCGAGCGTGCCGCCCGCCCGGATGATCGTGTTCGGTGCGGTCGACTTCGCGGGAGCCCTCGTGCGGGTCGGCAAACTGCTCGGCTACCACGTGACGTTGTGCGACGCGCGGAGCGTCTTCGCGACCCGGGCCCGGTTCCCGGAGGCGGACGAGGTCGTCGTCGAGTGGCCCGACCGCTATCTCCGGACCACCCGCACGGACGCCCGCACGGTCCTGTGCGTCCTGACCCACGACGCCAAGTTCGACGTACCACTTCTGGAGGTCGCTCTGCGCCGGCCGGCCGCGTACGTCGGGGCGATGGGTTCGCGACGTACGCACGAGGACCGCGTTCGTCTCCTTCGGGAGGCGGGGGTGAGCGCGGCCGAGCTGGAGCGGCTGCGGTCCCCCATCGGCCTGGACCTCGGCGGGCGCACGCCGGAGGAGACGGCCGTGTCGATCGGGGCGGAGATCGTGGCGGTGCGGCGAGCGGGAAGCGGGGTGCCGCTGCGGGAACTGGACGGGGCGATCCACCGTCCGGCTTCGCCTCCCCATCGCTGA